A section of the Salvelinus alpinus chromosome 36, SLU_Salpinus.1, whole genome shotgun sequence genome encodes:
- the LOC139565219 gene encoding telomerase RNA component interacting RNase-like, which translates to MDPKRGYNRRHQNSSDSSSNSPGSPASPAPGVSKAAAANTFANDGSFMEMFKKKMEEEKRKKEMDQGCGDKSTADEGQSTQEKKTPSVTSFVGKRRGGSKLALKTGMVAKKQKVDPEMEGKGDAWTKYMAEVKKYKAHQCGDDDKTRPLVK; encoded by the exons ATGGATCCGAAGCGTGGATACaacagaagacatcaaaacagcaGCGATTCGAGCAGTAACAGCCCGGGGTCGCCAGCCAGTCCTGCACCGGGAGTCAGCAAAGCAGCAGCGGCCAATACATTTGCTAATGATGGAAGCTTTATGGAGATGTTCAAGAAAAAAATGGAGGAAGAAAAAAGGAAAAAAGAAATGGACCAAGGATGTGGTGATAAAAGTACTGCTGACGAAGGACAGTCGACACAGGAAAAGAAGACTCCGAGTGTGACCAGCTTT GTGGGGAAGCGCAGAGGTGGCTCTAAATTGGCCCTCAAGACTGGCATGGTTGCGAAGAAACAGAAAGTGGATCCTGAG ATGGAGGGCAAGGGGGATGCCTGGACAAAATACATGGCAGAGGTGAAAAAGTATAAAGCCCACCAGTGTGGTGATGATGACAAAACCAGGCCCCTGGTCAAATAG